The Ischnura elegans chromosome 1, ioIscEleg1.1, whole genome shotgun sequence genome contains a region encoding:
- the LOC124167905 gene encoding forkhead box protein O-like, with protein MPSKDEEIAELTRQLNDLRTELQTAAMQQAEAQQALVGQHQQALADQAQQFQQAFAAEQQKPQPLLPPQQPPQQQPTQPPPPQHDAEANAARLQATNQQEACRVAVKLPSFWPSKPSVWFAQAEAQFELANITREETKYNHVVSILDNHFAEEVEDILSNPPAENRYEHLKNELIRRLSLSEEKRVRQLLQAEELGDRQPSQLLRHLRSLNGSFQIQDTLLRQIWLTRLPITVQAILQAQTTLPLDELAKIADRIVEITPLPPPPALAVNAVASSTDTSAPAVCATTSSTEFSSLARRLGSLEKQLTALLSQLNDQHRRSRSSSRSRDYFPSWSRSPSQTYHPADDASLCYYHRRFGNAARRCQAPCSRATENSSGEQ; from the coding sequence ATGCCCAGCAAGGACGAAGAAATCGCCGAGCTTACTCGTCAACTGAACGACCTTCGAACAGAACTCCAGACGGCGGCTATGCAACAAGCGGAAGCACAACAGGCGCTTGTTGGACAACACCAGCAGGCCCTCGCCGATCAGGCCCAACAATTTCAACAGGCATTTGCGGCGGAGCAGCAAAAACCGCAGCCACTTTTGCCGCCACAGCAACCACCGCAGCAGCAGCCTACGCAACCTCCGCCACCCCAGCACGACGCCGAAGCAAATGCCGCACGACTCCAGGCAACCAATCAACAGGAGGCTTGCCGCGTAGCCGTGAAACTACCGTCCTTCTGGCCAAGTAAGCCTTCAGTTTGGTTCGCACAAGCCGAGGCGCAGTTCGAACTTGCCAACATAACACGGGAAGAGACTAAATACAACCACGTCGTCTCCATATTGGACAACCATTTCGCCGAGGAAGTGGAAGACATTCTATCAAATCCACCAGCTGAAAACCGGTATGAACACCTGAAGAATGAACTTATCCGCCGCCTTTCACTCTCCGAGGAAAAGAGGGTTAGGCAACTCCTTCAGGCTGAAGAACTTGGGGATAGGCAGCCGTCGCAACTCCTACGCCATCTGCGCTCACTCAACGGATCATTCCAAATCCAGGATACACTCTTGCGACAAATATGGCTGACGCGCCTTCCAATTACCGTCCAAGCTATTCTGCAAGCACAGACAACACTGCCGCTAGACGAACTCGCCAAAATCGCCGATCGGATCGTCGAGATCACACCGCTGCCTCCACCACCAGCCCTAGCCGTCAACGCTGTTGCCAGCTCAACGGACACTTCAGCTCCCGCCGTCTGCGCTACAACAAGCTCAACAGAATTCTCTTCGCTGGCCAGACGACTGGGGAGCCTCGAAAAACAGCTAACGGCTCTCCTCTCGCAACTAAACGATCAGCACCGGCGCTCACGCAGCAGTTCCCGCAGCCGAGACTACTTTCCCTCATGGTCCAGAAGCCCCTCCCAGACTTACCACCCAGCCGACGACGCCAGCTTGTGCTACTACCATCGGCGCTTCGGTAATGCAGCCAGGAGGTGCCAAGCGCCCTGCTCCCGAGCTACGGAAAACTCCAGCGGCGAGCAGTGA